In Rattus norvegicus strain BN/NHsdMcwi chromosome 3, GRCr8, whole genome shotgun sequence, a genomic segment contains:
- the LOC134486517 gene encoding zinc finger protein 431-like isoform X3: MGFAGSFTEESLQRCDAGDLLEPHCCRHKRSSTGEKPSEYTQCGKAFAYPGYLQVHKRTHTGEKPYECNPCGKAFAYPGHLRRHERIHTGEKPYKCNECGKAFAFSTNLQVHKATHTGVKPYKCNECGKSFARHGHLQMHKVTHTGEKTYKCDQCGKAFAYHSYLLVHKRTHTGEKPYKCDQCDKAFVCPGHLQGHKRTHTGEKPYKCNECGKAFVHHGYLQVHKRTHTGEKPYKCDQCGKAFVCRGYLQVHKRTHTGEKPYECNQCGKAFAHHGYLQVHKRTHTGEKPYECDQCGKAFAHHGYLQVHKRIHTGEKPYKCNQCGKGYSQSGHLRVHTRTHTRK, from the exons atgggctttgctggatccttcacagaagaatctctacaaagatgtgatgctggagacctaCTGGAACCTCACTGCTGTAG GCATAAAAGAAGTtctactggagagaagccctctGAATatactcagtgtggtaaagcctttgcatatcctGGTTATcttcaagtacataaaagaactcacactggagagaaaccctatgaatgtaatccatgtggcaaagcctttgcatatcCTGGTCATCTTCGAAGACATGAAaggattcatactggagagaaaccttacaaatgtaatgaatgtggtaaagcctttgcatttAGCACtaatctccaagtacataaagcAACACATACTGGAGTGAAGCCCTACAAATGTAACGAATGTGGTAAATCCTTTGCACGACACGGTCATCTCCAAATGCATAAagtaacacatactggagagaaaactTACAAATgtgatcagtgtggtaaagcctttgcatatcatagTTATCTCCTAGTACATAAGAGAactcacacaggagagaaaccctataaatgtgatcagtgtgataaagcctttgTTTGCCCTGGTCATCTTCAaggacataaaagaacacacactggagagaaaccctataaatgtaatgaatgtggtaaagcctttgtacatcatggttatctccaagtacataaaagaactcacactggagagaaaccctataaatgtgatcagtgtggtaaagcctttgtttGCCGTGggtatctccaagtacataaaagaactcATACTGgcgagaaaccctatgaatgtaatcagtgtggtaaagcctttgcacatcatgggtatctccaagtacataaaagaacacacactggagagaaaccctatgaatgtgatcaatgtggtaaagcctttgcacatcatgggtatctccaagtacataaaagaattcacactggagagaaaccctacaaatgtaatcaatgtggtaaaggcTATTCACAATCAGGTCACCTCCGAGTGCATACAAGAACACATACTAGAAAGTAA
- the LOC134486517 gene encoding zinc finger protein 431-like isoform X2 produces the protein MLETYWNLTAVGYNWEDHNIEEHCQSSRRHGRHKRSSTGEKPSEYTQCGKAFAYPGYLQVHKRTHTGEKPYECNPCGKAFAYPGHLRRHERIHTGEKPYKCNECGKAFAFSTNLQVHKATHTGVKPYKCNECGKSFARHGHLQMHKVTHTGEKTYKCDQCGKAFAYHSYLLVHKRTHTGEKPYKCDQCDKAFVCPGHLQGHKRTHTGEKPYKCNECGKAFVHHGYLQVHKRTHTGEKPYKCDQCGKAFVCRGYLQVHKRTHTGEKPYECNQCGKAFAHHGYLQVHKRTHTGEKPYECDQCGKAFAHHGYLQVHKRIHTGEKPYKCNQCGKGYSQSGHLRVHTRTHTRK, from the exons atgctggagacctaCTGGAACCTCACTGCTGTAG GCTACAATTGGGAAGACCATAATATTGAAGAACATTGTCAAAGTTCcagaagacatggaag GCATAAAAGAAGTtctactggagagaagccctctGAATatactcagtgtggtaaagcctttgcatatcctGGTTATcttcaagtacataaaagaactcacactggagagaaaccctatgaatgtaatccatgtggcaaagcctttgcatatcCTGGTCATCTTCGAAGACATGAAaggattcatactggagagaaaccttacaaatgtaatgaatgtggtaaagcctttgcatttAGCACtaatctccaagtacataaagcAACACATACTGGAGTGAAGCCCTACAAATGTAACGAATGTGGTAAATCCTTTGCACGACACGGTCATCTCCAAATGCATAAagtaacacatactggagagaaaactTACAAATgtgatcagtgtggtaaagcctttgcatatcatagTTATCTCCTAGTACATAAGAGAactcacacaggagagaaaccctataaatgtgatcagtgtgataaagcctttgTTTGCCCTGGTCATCTTCAaggacataaaagaacacacactggagagaaaccctataaatgtaatgaatgtggtaaagcctttgtacatcatggttatctccaagtacataaaagaactcacactggagagaaaccctataaatgtgatcagtgtggtaaagcctttgtttGCCGTGggtatctccaagtacataaaagaactcATACTGgcgagaaaccctatgaatgtaatcagtgtggtaaagcctttgcacatcatgggtatctccaagtacataaaagaacacacactggagagaaaccctatgaatgtgatcaatgtggtaaagcctttgcacatcatgggtatctccaagtacataaaagaattcacactggagagaaaccctacaaatgtaatcaatgtggtaaaggcTATTCACAATCAGGTCACCTCCGAGTGCATACAAGAACACATACTAGAAAGTAA
- the LOC134486517 gene encoding zinc finger protein 431-like isoform X1, with product MHALILRKVLVPFKTHWPIKASIRANQNRRRYLLRPRGGGFLPVAARARILCPATGCCGARSGRLCSCGMDAVTYDDVHVNLTREEWALLDPSQKNLYKDVMLETYWNLTAVGYNWEDHNIEEHCQSSRRHGRHKRSSTGEKPSEYTQCGKAFAYPGYLQVHKRTHTGEKPYECNPCGKAFAYPGHLRRHERIHTGEKPYKCNECGKAFAFSTNLQVHKATHTGVKPYKCNECGKSFARHGHLQMHKVTHTGEKTYKCDQCGKAFAYHSYLLVHKRTHTGEKPYKCDQCDKAFVCPGHLQGHKRTHTGEKPYKCNECGKAFVHHGYLQVHKRTHTGEKPYKCDQCGKAFVCRGYLQVHKRTHTGEKPYECNQCGKAFAHHGYLQVHKRTHTGEKPYECDQCGKAFAHHGYLQVHKRIHTGEKPYKCNQCGKGYSQSGHLRVHTRTHTRK from the exons ATGCACGCTCTAATCCTAAGGAAGGTGCTCGTGCCATTCAAGACTCACTGGCCAATCAAAGCCTCTATTCGTGCCAATCAGAATAGGAGGCGGTATCTTCTGCGACCACGCGGGGGCGGATTCCTCCCGGTAGCTGCACGGGCTCGAATCCTCTGTCCTGCAACTGGATGCTGTGGGGCGCGCTCAGGCAGGCTCTGCAGTTGTGGCATG GATGCAGTGACCTATGatgatgtgcatgtgaacttGACTCGAGAAGaatgggctttgctggatccttcacagaagaatctctacaaagatgtgatgctggagacctaCTGGAACCTCACTGCTGTAG GCTACAATTGGGAAGACCATAATATTGAAGAACATTGTCAAAGTTCcagaagacatggaag GCATAAAAGAAGTtctactggagagaagccctctGAATatactcagtgtggtaaagcctttgcatatcctGGTTATcttcaagtacataaaagaactcacactggagagaaaccctatgaatgtaatccatgtggcaaagcctttgcatatcCTGGTCATCTTCGAAGACATGAAaggattcatactggagagaaaccttacaaatgtaatgaatgtggtaaagcctttgcatttAGCACtaatctccaagtacataaagcAACACATACTGGAGTGAAGCCCTACAAATGTAACGAATGTGGTAAATCCTTTGCACGACACGGTCATCTCCAAATGCATAAagtaacacatactggagagaaaactTACAAATgtgatcagtgtggtaaagcctttgcatatcatagTTATCTCCTAGTACATAAGAGAactcacacaggagagaaaccctataaatgtgatcagtgtgataaagcctttgTTTGCCCTGGTCATCTTCAaggacataaaagaacacacactggagagaaaccctataaatgtaatgaatgtggtaaagcctttgtacatcatggttatctccaagtacataaaagaactcacactggagagaaaccctataaatgtgatcagtgtggtaaagcctttgtttGCCGTGggtatctccaagtacataaaagaactcATACTGgcgagaaaccctatgaatgtaatcagtgtggtaaagcctttgcacatcatgggtatctccaagtacataaaagaacacacactggagagaaaccctatgaatgtgatcaatgtggtaaagcctttgcacatcatgggtatctccaagtacataaaagaattcacactggagagaaaccctacaaatgtaatcaatgtggtaaaggcTATTCACAATCAGGTCACCTCCGAGTGCATACAAGAACACATACTAGAAAGTAA